Proteins found in one Amphiprion ocellaris isolate individual 3 ecotype Okinawa chromosome 22, ASM2253959v1, whole genome shotgun sequence genomic segment:
- the LOC129348050 gene encoding SCO-spondin-like, with product MEALILTLLGLQTVMGTGHWCEHTLEERVQRVLSPRLQLEVSCSEVYQYNTQGWRLDVDRMRIKHGGDDGIALYYKQQGPKVSCFLYKPPEMESQMVNKTVRTCCEGWGGPHCSEGVGVRGQCFSTWSCEDFPGVHNSSLMPMEQCCSTLWGLSWRNSSDQTCLSCTYTLLPDSQSSPLVRSGLLGSARIPQGSATCMSWGGVHYRTFDRKHFHFQGSCTYLLASSTDGTWAVYISTVCDGRGDCSKVACPPLAIQ from the exons ACACTGGTGTGAACACACTCTGGAGGAACGAGTGCAGAGAGTCCTGTCTCCCCGTCTGCAGTTAGAAGTGAGCTGTTCTGAGGTGTATCAGTACAACACCCAGGGCTGGAGGCTGGATGTGGACAGGATGCggatcaagcatggtggtgatgatggcaTCGCTCTTTACTACAAACAACAGGGGCCCAAGGTGTCCTGTTTTCTGTACAA ACCCCCAGAGATGGAGAGCCAGATGGTGAATAAGACAGTGAGGACATGCTGTGAAGGCTGGGGAGGACCACACTGCTCTGAGG GTGTAGGTGTGCGTGGTCAGTGCTTCTCTACGTGGAGCTGTGAGGACTTTCCTGGAGTTCATAACTCCTCTCTGATGCCCATGGAGCAGTGCTGCAGCACTCTGTGGGGGCTGAGCTGGAGGAATTCCTCTGACCAGACCTGCCTGTCCTGCACCTACACCCTCCTTCCAG aCTCCCAGTCCTCCCCTCTGGTGCGTAGTGGTCTGCTGGGCAGTGCCAGGATCCCTCAGGGCTCAGCTACCTGCATGTCCTGGGGTGGTGTCCACTACCGCACTTTTGACAGGAAGCACTTCCACTTCCAGGGTAGCTGCACCTACCTGCTGGCTTCCTCTACTGACGGCACATGGGCAGTCTACATCAGTACAGTCTGTGACGGGAGAGGAGACTGCAGTAAGGTAGCATGTCCACCTTTAGCCATACAGTAG